A single region of the Thermoanaerobacterium aotearoense genome encodes:
- a CDS encoding DUF6079 family protein has protein sequence MRYGDLVHYDPIETIINLKDADDEEKAAALVKSYVMSDNMAENIINICISQLQFDETIDNKGLFIVGNYGTGKSHLMSVISSIAENEKLLKFVTNDKFKDGMRRIAGKFKVLRFDIGSTDMPLRDIVLSKVEENIHQLGIEYNFPPMNKVANNKDSFMEMMALFEEKYPGKGYLIVVDELFDFLKTRKEQELIKDLAFLREIGEISKSTKIRFMSGVQESLFDNPGFQFVARTILKVKDRFEQIIIKREDISYVVSERILKKDEKQKAYIRSHLGKFSSLYKNMAERMNEFVDLFPIHPAFIEVFEKIYIAEKREVLKTITNLIKNIIDEEVAEDMPGIISYDAYWDFIKDNMSMRTNPDIKDVIDKSSIIEGAILRSFPRPQYKDSAIKIINALSVYRLATGDIRTPIGITVDNIKDDLCLFIRIPEFEEDFLRTTIETIMKDIIRTVNGQFISYNQDNQQYYIDMVRVGIDYDVIIQEKAEKLDDDTLNRYYFEILLKVLDWNVKEYVPNFKIWEYSLKWLDKNIERDGYLFMGSPDERSTAQPPRDFYIYFLNPYSIDNRKYIENGKKDEVFFEFTNYDEKLESLLKSYSASMILYDSSANDGKAIYSSKADGFMKEIVKWIKTNIGNCFSVSHNGVTKRILDMARGTKREDETIKDYIDFVASSCLSFYFADKYPDYPKFKVIITRDNREAMFKYGLNYIAGQKSEHGAKILQTFDLIDNDGNITVENSRYVKYFQDIVNSLPEGKVLNHDDIFVLENEVEIDRKFRLDGEWVALILCTLVYNGEIAITVNNKKYDATMLSDLVKLAPNDIVNFSFCDRPKGIPINTLKRLMEIIGLPTGTISNPEKQVEAIKEMNKKFDELINEAHSVIQYVTSGKTIWDKLLFNDAEKKSYKDELNGFISFLNTLKRFNTPGKLRNFRYSKEDIEREFAALKLINRIQKIMNFVNSIDAYVVYISKACLVLVDNNDWIKKVEDVKQKIEDTIKNIDNVDLNAAKNDVINELINIKKEYIDIYFDEHRKHRLDYKGDEHKKKILNSSKLYNLRKLKSIDILSGSELTAIEEELGKINSCFSLTPQDLETEVQCKYCKYRYGDKNELLVYGKLDEIENKIDEIYKNWEEELLKNIEDPLIKDNINYLNDDQQKCINEFIARRSLPEKIDNLFLSSIKDLLKGLDKVEIDSKEFIANITGNGPVTLDDFKNNFMKFIENKVNGKEKDKVRIIIK, from the coding sequence GTGAGATACGGTGATCTTGTACATTACGATCCAATTGAGACAATAATTAATTTGAAAGATGCTGATGATGAAGAAAAAGCGGCTGCCCTTGTTAAATCATATGTGATGTCTGATAATATGGCAGAAAATATTATTAATATATGTATTTCACAGTTGCAATTTGATGAAACAATTGACAATAAGGGGCTTTTTATCGTTGGTAATTATGGCACGGGTAAGTCCCACTTAATGTCTGTTATATCATCAATTGCCGAAAATGAAAAATTACTAAAATTTGTAACAAATGATAAGTTTAAAGATGGCATGAGGAGGATAGCTGGAAAATTTAAAGTTTTAAGATTTGATATTGGCTCTACAGACATGCCATTGAGGGATATAGTTTTGTCTAAAGTTGAAGAAAATATTCATCAGCTGGGAATTGAGTACAATTTTCCGCCCATGAATAAAGTAGCAAATAACAAAGACTCGTTCATGGAAATGATGGCTCTATTTGAAGAGAAGTATCCAGGCAAAGGCTACCTTATTGTAGTTGATGAGCTTTTTGACTTCTTAAAAACAAGAAAAGAACAAGAGCTTATTAAAGACTTAGCCTTTTTAAGGGAAATTGGAGAAATAAGCAAATCAACGAAAATTAGATTTATGTCTGGCGTGCAGGAATCATTGTTTGACAATCCCGGCTTTCAATTTGTAGCAAGGACGATATTAAAAGTAAAAGATAGGTTTGAGCAAATAATTATAAAAAGAGAAGATATATCATATGTCGTGTCAGAGAGAATTTTAAAAAAGGATGAAAAACAAAAGGCATATATCAGAAGCCATCTTGGAAAATTTTCAAGTCTATATAAAAATATGGCTGAAAGAATGAATGAGTTTGTAGACTTGTTTCCTATTCATCCAGCTTTTATAGAAGTATTTGAAAAAATTTATATAGCTGAAAAAAGAGAAGTTTTAAAGACGATCACGAATCTTATAAAAAATATAATTGATGAAGAAGTAGCAGAGGATATGCCGGGAATCATATCTTATGATGCGTATTGGGATTTTATTAAAGACAATATGTCTATGAGGACGAATCCAGATATAAAAGATGTTATCGATAAAAGCAGTATAATAGAAGGAGCAATTTTGCGCTCTTTTCCAAGGCCACAATACAAAGATAGTGCAATAAAGATTATAAACGCATTAAGTGTATATAGGTTGGCTACAGGCGACATACGAACGCCAATTGGAATAACAGTTGATAACATAAAAGATGATTTATGCTTATTTATAAGGATCCCAGAATTTGAAGAAGATTTCTTAAGGACAACAATAGAGACAATAATGAAAGACATAATACGAACTGTAAATGGCCAGTTTATATCCTACAATCAAGATAATCAGCAGTATTACATTGATATGGTGCGAGTTGGAATAGACTATGATGTTATCATACAAGAAAAGGCCGAAAAACTAGACGATGATACTTTAAATCGCTATTACTTTGAAATATTGCTAAAGGTTCTTGATTGGAACGTGAAAGAATATGTGCCAAATTTTAAAATCTGGGAATACAGCTTAAAATGGCTTGATAAAAATATTGAGAGAGATGGGTATCTCTTTATGGGGTCTCCAGATGAGAGATCAACAGCACAACCACCGAGAGATTTTTACATATACTTTTTAAATCCATATTCAATAGATAATAGGAAATATATTGAAAATGGGAAAAAAGATGAAGTGTTTTTTGAATTTACTAATTACGATGAAAAGCTGGAAAGTTTGTTAAAGTCTTATTCTGCATCAATGATTTTATATGATAGTTCAGCAAATGACGGCAAGGCTATTTATAGCAGCAAAGCTGATGGCTTTATGAAAGAAATAGTTAAATGGATAAAGACAAATATAGGAAATTGTTTTAGTGTTTCACATAATGGAGTTACAAAGAGAATTTTGGACATGGCAAGGGGTACAAAAAGAGAAGACGAGACGATAAAAGATTACATAGATTTTGTTGCTTCATCTTGTTTGTCATTTTACTTTGCTGATAAATATCCAGATTATCCAAAGTTTAAAGTTATTATAACGAGAGATAATAGAGAAGCTATGTTTAAATATGGGCTTAATTACATTGCGGGGCAAAAGTCTGAGCATGGAGCAAAAATACTTCAGACATTTGACTTAATCGACAATGATGGAAATATAACAGTTGAAAATTCAAGATATGTAAAATATTTTCAGGATATAGTGAATAGCTTGCCTGAAGGCAAAGTCTTAAACCACGATGATATTTTTGTTTTGGAAAATGAAGTTGAAATTGATAGAAAGTTTAGATTAGACGGAGAATGGGTAGCTCTCATACTTTGCACTTTAGTGTATAATGGAGAAATTGCAATTACTGTAAACAATAAGAAATACGATGCTACTATGCTATCTGATTTAGTAAAGTTAGCTCCAAATGATATTGTCAACTTTTCTTTTTGCGATAGACCAAAGGGGATTCCGATTAATACATTAAAAAGACTTATGGAGATTATTGGGCTGCCAACAGGAACTATTTCAAATCCAGAAAAGCAGGTAGAAGCAATTAAAGAAATGAATAAAAAATTTGATGAATTAATTAATGAAGCGCATTCTGTAATTCAGTATGTTACAAGCGGTAAGACGATTTGGGATAAGCTGTTATTTAATGATGCTGAGAAAAAGTCATACAAAGATGAATTGAACGGTTTTATATCATTTTTAAATACTCTTAAGAGGTTTAATACGCCAGGGAAATTGAGAAATTTTAGGTATTCTAAAGAAGACATTGAGAGAGAATTTGCTGCATTGAAGTTGATAAATAGAATTCAAAAAATAATGAATTTTGTTAATAGCATTGATGCTTACGTAGTATACATATCTAAAGCTTGTTTGGTGTTGGTAGATAATAATGATTGGATTAAAAAAGTGGAAGATGTTAAGCAAAAAATAGAAGATACGATTAAAAATATCGATAATGTAGATCTGAATGCGGCTAAAAACGACGTAATTAATGAGCTGATAAATATTAAAAAAGAGTATATCGATATATACTTTGATGAGCATAGAAAACACAGACTAGACTACAAAGGAGACGAGCATAAAAAGAAAATACTAAATAGCAGCAAGCTTTATAATCTCAGAAAGCTAAAATCAATTGATATACTTAGTGGTTCAGAATTGACTGCAATAGAAGAAGAGCTTGGTAAAATCAATTCATGCTTTAGTTTGACACCACAAGATTTAGAAACAGAAGTCCAATGTAAATACTGCAAGTATAGGTATGGCGACAAAAATGAGTTATTGGTATACGGAAAGTTGGATGAGATAGAAAATAAAATTGATGAGATTTATAAAAACTGGGAAGAAGAATTACTTAAAAATATTGAAGATCCTTTAATAAAAGATAATATAAATTATTTAAATGATGATCAACAGAAGTGTATTAATGAGTTTATTGCAAGAAGATCGCTCCCAGAAAAAATAGACAATTTATTTTTATCGTCTATAAAAGACCTTTTAAAAGGACTTGATAAAGTAGAAATAGATTCTAAAGAGTTTATTGCTAACATAACAGGCAATGGTCCTGTGACATTGGACGATTTTAAAAATAACTTTATGAAATTTATAGAAAATAAGGTGAATGGCAAAGAAAAAGATAAAGTAAGAATCATAATAAAATGA
- a CDS encoding DNA methyltransferase, with amino-acid sequence MKLTKEMLDSVRNIDGFPIGSDEDIIELSDPPHYTACPNPFINDFIEKYGKPYDEETDDYKCEPYAADVSEGKNDPIYNAHSYHTKVPHKAIMRYILHYTKPGDIVFDGFCGTGMTGVAAQMCGNPDPEFKFKVEKESEKEGKKVEWGARRAILGDLSPAATFIAYNYNTPVDTAEFEKEAKRILDEVENECGWMYETIHTIDGVPQKYIDGSVIKGRINYTVWSDVFVCPNCSNEIVFWDAAVNKEDGKVMDEFKCPHCGAAVNKKDLDRAWKTVYDKALDKVINQVKQVPVLINYTVDNKRYEKKPDEFDMELIEKIEEMDIPYWYPTDELPNGYNTEQPKKSHGITHVHHFYTKRNLWVLSAIYDRIKMKKNIFYWLLTSVSEGSSKLNRERPNGLPSKLSGTLYVSSMIHEINNIDFIYRKIMKRILNKELSSPYNKCISTQSLDDIKNIKSNSVDYIFTDPPFGDNLMYSELNFLWESWLKIFTNNKTEAIINKTQKKGLHEYQELMEKCFSEMYRILKPGRWMTVEFHNSKNAVWNAIQEAILRAGFVIANVRTLDKKQGSFKQVTTTTAVKQDLVISAYKPKEGFVKRFLKEAGTEEGVWDFVSQHLEKLPIVVEVGDRLDIVDERRDYLLYDSMIAFHIQNGASIPMGSSDFYAGLKKRYIERDGMYFLPDQAAVYDSKRAKLELNDQLSFIIKDEKMAIQWLKYKLLNKPMTYQELQPLFLEELHQGKHESIPELIDILQENFLKDDDGRWYVPDVNRQSDMEKLREKKLLKDFEEYKNSKGKLKIFRSEAIRVGFKECWKNKDYETIVSVSERLPESFLQEDQTLLMYYDNAQTRLGV; translated from the coding sequence GTGAAGCTAACAAAAGAAATGCTGGACAGTGTACGAAATATAGATGGATTTCCGATAGGAAGTGATGAGGACATAATTGAGCTTTCCGATCCGCCACACTATACGGCATGTCCTAATCCATTCATAAATGATTTTATAGAGAAGTACGGTAAGCCGTATGATGAGGAAACTGATGATTACAAATGCGAGCCATATGCTGCTGACGTATCAGAAGGGAAAAACGACCCTATATACAATGCTCATTCGTATCACACGAAAGTACCTCACAAAGCTATAATGAGGTATATACTTCATTATACAAAGCCAGGCGATATCGTCTTTGATGGATTTTGCGGAACCGGCATGACAGGTGTTGCTGCACAAATGTGCGGCAATCCAGATCCAGAATTTAAGTTTAAAGTGGAAAAAGAGTCTGAAAAAGAAGGCAAGAAAGTAGAATGGGGAGCGAGAAGGGCGATACTTGGCGATCTATCGCCTGCTGCAACATTTATCGCATACAATTACAATACGCCGGTTGATACTGCAGAATTCGAGAAGGAAGCTAAAAGAATCCTCGATGAAGTAGAGAATGAGTGCGGCTGGATGTATGAGACGATTCACACGATTGATGGAGTACCTCAGAAGTACATAGATGGAAGTGTCATAAAAGGAAGGATAAACTACACAGTGTGGTCGGATGTTTTTGTCTGTCCAAACTGCAGCAATGAGATAGTTTTTTGGGATGCAGCAGTTAATAAAGAAGATGGCAAGGTGATGGATGAGTTTAAGTGTCCACACTGCGGTGCTGCCGTAAACAAGAAAGATCTCGATAGAGCATGGAAAACTGTATACGATAAGGCGCTGGATAAAGTGATAAATCAAGTAAAACAAGTTCCTGTCTTAATAAATTACACAGTAGACAATAAGAGGTATGAAAAGAAACCAGATGAATTTGATATGGAGCTTATAGAAAAGATCGAAGAGATGGATATACCATACTGGTATCCGACAGATGAATTGCCGAATGGTTATAATACAGAACAACCGAAAAAATCCCATGGAATAACACATGTGCACCATTTTTATACAAAGAGAAATCTGTGGGTTTTAAGTGCAATATATGATAGGATTAAAATGAAAAAAAATATCTTTTATTGGCTTTTAACTTCGGTTTCTGAAGGTTCTTCAAAATTAAATAGAGAGAGACCTAATGGTTTGCCAAGTAAATTATCTGGTACATTATATGTAAGCTCAATGATACATGAAATTAACAATATTGATTTTATTTATAGAAAAATTATGAAAAGAATACTTAACAAAGAGTTATCTAGCCCTTACAATAAATGTATTTCAACGCAATCATTAGATGATATAAAAAATATTAAATCTAACTCTGTTGACTATATTTTTACGGACCCTCCATTTGGAGATAATCTTATGTACAGCGAGCTGAATTTTTTGTGGGAATCATGGCTTAAAATTTTTACAAACAATAAGACAGAGGCTATAATTAATAAAACGCAGAAGAAAGGGCTTCATGAGTATCAAGAGTTGATGGAGAAGTGCTTTTCAGAGATGTACAGGATATTAAAGCCAGGCAGGTGGATGACTGTAGAGTTTCACAACTCAAAAAACGCTGTGTGGAATGCCATACAGGAAGCTATATTGAGAGCAGGCTTTGTCATAGCCAATGTTAGGACGCTTGACAAAAAACAAGGATCATTTAAGCAAGTTACGACAACGACTGCTGTAAAGCAGGATCTTGTTATATCGGCATATAAGCCAAAGGAAGGCTTTGTCAAGAGGTTTTTAAAAGAGGCTGGCACAGAAGAAGGCGTGTGGGATTTTGTGAGCCAGCACCTTGAGAAGCTTCCTATCGTCGTAGAGGTTGGTGACAGGCTTGATATCGTAGATGAGAGGCGTGATTATCTGCTTTACGACAGCATGATTGCTTTTCATATACAGAATGGCGCATCTATACCGATGGGATCTTCTGACTTCTATGCTGGACTAAAGAAAAGGTACATAGAAAGAGATGGAATGTACTTTCTACCGGACCAAGCAGCGGTTTATGACTCAAAGCGAGCAAAGCTTGAGCTTAATGATCAGCTTTCATTCATCATAAAAGATGAAAAGATGGCGATACAGTGGCTAAAATATAAGCTTTTAAATAAGCCTATGACATATCAAGAACTACAGCCATTGTTTTTAGAAGAGCTTCATCAGGGAAAGCATGAAAGCATACCAGAGCTTATAGATATACTTCAAGAAAATTTCTTGAAAGATGATGATGGCAGATGGTATGTGCCAGATGTCAATAGACAGTCAGACATGGAGAAATTAAGAGAGAAAAAACTCTTAAAGGATTTTGAAGAGTATAAAAATTCTAAGGGAAAGCTTAAGATATTTAGATCAGAAGCTATAAGAGTAGGCTTTAAGGAATGCTGGAAAAATAAAGATTATGAGACTATTGTAAGTGTTAGCGAAAGGCTGCCTGAATCATTTTTGCAGGAAGACCAAACATTGCTGATGTACTATGATAATGCACAAACAAGGTTAGGTGTTTAA
- the brxF gene encoding BREX-3 system P-loop-containing protein BrxF, translating into MLLCENIRDALAILQNEYHKLILVLTLLDDKAEVVEKISNKYAYDVLNVNLRLSEKLISVPISERWLHVDEFFSRLLNDYKTDVIVLNSIEMLFETHLKVDPLRLLKSVSRYRKIIAIWTGDYTDGVLTYAEPSHPEYRRYKNDDLDFIMVRSNCI; encoded by the coding sequence ATGTTACTATGTGAGAATATTAGAGACGCATTGGCTATTTTGCAAAATGAATATCATAAATTGATACTAGTTTTGACTCTATTAGATGATAAGGCAGAAGTTGTAGAGAAAATATCTAATAAGTATGCATATGATGTTTTGAATGTAAATCTTAGATTATCAGAAAAGTTGATTAGCGTTCCTATATCTGAACGCTGGCTACATGTTGATGAATTTTTTTCAAGATTACTTAATGACTATAAGACGGATGTGATTGTATTAAATAGCATAGAGATGCTATTTGAAACCCATTTAAAGGTTGATCCATTGCGGCTACTGAAAAGTGTGAGTAGGTACAGAAAGATTATAGCAATCTGGACAGGCGATTATACAGACGGTGTGTTGACGTATGCAGAGCCTTCACATCCAGAATATAGAAGATATAAAAATGATGATCTTGATTTCATAATGGTACGCAGCAACTGCATATAG
- a CDS encoding DEAD/DEAH box helicase, with translation MINLKDLISEIIQSYLKDDETIIVLKGFSIKLYDNNITIDIDDILKNDKLKYFNLINERRVITYEEYLILYSFIIYKFKKITILENNIYINYFPLYVDIPEYIKKSLLINFDEDNESDEEIGNLSDYIAIYSNFKYINGKYYVVYNNIISDEKEEKYPVFTKADTKIEKEVVTSLDKCYKLDTEESYVTFLDDIIEGKVKDIHILGDWHNAYNSYLDKLQILKNIYESDIDIKIGYVKDRERPVTVRKEYYEILKKYWGKDAFRKIKMYDIDRLYIKEKVVKSVSQGEIIERIVEEVEKCYRGENYRDIFVTAPTGSGKSAMFQIPAIYLAEKYELFTIVISPLIGLMNDQVYNLDKKNYKYARTINSDISPIKRQEIMNEIADKKCHILYLSPESLLSKSDLEQIIGDRQLGLLVIDEAHIVTTWGKQFRPDYWYLGDHLDRIKKYQRKNGKPNFVIATFTATAIYGGMEDMYDETIQSLKMLDPITYLGYVKRNDIKINIEKSEVTITQKDEYELNKFDKLIEKMNKSLTLGQKMLIYFPTIALINRFYEYCIVNNLGKYITKYHGRLTPYEKRENYTKFKENKTPVMLATKAFGMGIDIDDIDIIAHFAPTGNVCDYVQEIGRAARKLEMIGEAYYNFMRNDFKHINKLHGLSTVKEYQLINVIKKVYELYLQNIKNNFNKKLTKRRNAMLVDAESFQHIFENPFFDEEDGINKVKTAMLLIQKDFERRFAFSPFNIRPIPLFEIGYFKIDPKIQKAIIEEYGDVLHEEYDYPDICSVNLKKIWEENFYEKYSFPKFKYMLYSRDHELDFEHKNEMRHALCVEIYFKDSNYLNMYNKYINAVKDIIYNSVRESKYYKIDGKGGLVDLLMTKIGNNEYKAKSIVESIISSMSIFQRDYNKNIHSRIYTVKPLKTGEIEYRFMSGVAEYFRWIDRTFNYIINNVDEGKIYLVDDIENGNIKEMMLILGLMESLDLLIFKALGGKNSQIYIYVNQTKTMKEIIEKPYRYKNKLLEIIGERHKISVAMLTYLFDGNFSSEEFWDLIEDYFLGILPKEIM, from the coding sequence TTGATAAACTTAAAAGATCTTATAAGCGAAATAATACAAAGCTATTTAAAAGATGATGAAACTATTATAGTCTTAAAGGGATTTAGTATAAAATTGTACGATAATAACATCACAATAGACATTGATGACATATTAAAAAATGATAAACTAAAATACTTCAATCTAATAAATGAAAGACGAGTAATTACTTATGAGGAATATTTAATCCTCTATTCGTTTATAATATATAAATTCAAAAAAATAACAATTCTTGAAAATAATATATACATAAACTACTTTCCTTTATACGTTGATATTCCGGAATATATAAAAAAATCTTTGCTGATTAACTTTGATGAGGATAATGAATCAGATGAAGAAATCGGCAATTTATCAGATTATATAGCAATATATAGTAATTTTAAATATATCAATGGTAAATATTATGTCGTATACAATAATATAATTTCTGATGAGAAAGAAGAAAAATATCCAGTATTTACAAAGGCTGATACAAAAATTGAAAAGGAGGTTGTGACGTCTTTAGATAAATGCTACAAGTTGGATACTGAAGAGAGCTACGTGACTTTTTTAGACGACATCATAGAAGGAAAAGTAAAAGATATACATATATTGGGGGACTGGCACAACGCTTATAATTCATATTTAGATAAGCTTCAGATTTTAAAAAACATATATGAAAGTGACATAGATATTAAAATTGGGTATGTTAAAGATAGGGAAAGACCGGTAACAGTCAGAAAAGAATACTATGAAATATTGAAAAAATATTGGGGGAAAGATGCATTTAGAAAAATTAAAATGTATGACATTGATAGATTATATATTAAAGAAAAAGTCGTAAAAAGTGTATCACAAGGTGAAATAATTGAAAGAATAGTTGAAGAAGTTGAAAAATGCTATAGAGGGGAAAATTATAGAGACATTTTTGTAACTGCACCTACTGGTTCAGGAAAATCTGCTATGTTCCAGATTCCTGCTATCTATTTAGCAGAAAAATATGAACTTTTTACTATAGTGATTTCACCACTGATAGGTCTTATGAATGATCAAGTTTATAATCTAGATAAGAAAAATTACAAATATGCAAGGACAATAAATTCAGACATATCACCTATAAAAAGGCAGGAAATTATGAATGAAATTGCCGATAAAAAGTGCCATATATTGTATCTTTCGCCTGAGTCGCTTCTCAGCAAAAGTGATTTAGAACAGATAATAGGAGATCGTCAGTTAGGTCTATTAGTAATAGATGAAGCCCACATAGTTACAACGTGGGGCAAGCAATTTAGACCTGATTATTGGTATTTGGGGGATCATTTAGATAGAATAAAAAAGTATCAACGCAAAAATGGCAAACCAAACTTTGTAATAGCTACATTTACTGCAACTGCTATTTATGGCGGTATGGAAGATATGTATGATGAGACTATACAAAGCCTTAAAATGTTAGATCCTATTACTTACCTGGGCTACGTTAAAAGAAATGATATAAAAATAAATATAGAGAAATCTGAAGTAACAATTACTCAAAAAGATGAGTATGAATTAAATAAATTTGATAAACTTATAGAGAAAATGAATAAATCATTGACACTGGGACAAAAAATGCTTATATATTTTCCGACGATAGCGCTGATAAATAGATTTTATGAGTACTGTATAGTTAACAATCTAGGGAAATACATTACCAAATATCATGGCAGGCTCACTCCATACGAAAAAAGGGAGAATTATACTAAATTTAAAGAGAATAAGACTCCTGTAATGTTAGCAACAAAAGCATTTGGCATGGGGATTGACATTGACGATATTGATATAATTGCCCACTTTGCACCAACAGGCAATGTATGCGATTATGTGCAGGAAATAGGTAGAGCTGCTCGAAAGCTTGAAATGATTGGAGAAGCATATTACAATTTTATGAGAAATGATTTTAAGCATATAAATAAATTGCACGGCTTATCAACTGTAAAAGAGTATCAACTAATTAACGTCATAAAAAAAGTATATGAACTTTATCTGCAAAATATAAAAAATAATTTCAATAAAAAATTGACAAAAAGAAGAAATGCTATGCTGGTAGATGCAGAGTCTTTTCAGCATATATTTGAGAATCCATTTTTTGATGAGGAAGATGGAATAAACAAAGTAAAGACTGCAATGCTATTAATACAAAAAGATTTCGAAAGAAGATTTGCATTTTCACCTTTTAATATTAGACCTATACCATTATTTGAAATAGGATATTTTAAGATAGATCCCAAAATACAAAAGGCTATAATTGAAGAATATGGTGATGTATTGCATGAAGAATACGATTATCCTGATATTTGCTCTGTCAATTTAAAAAAGATATGGGAAGAAAATTTTTATGAGAAATATTCATTTCCAAAGTTTAAATATATGCTTTATTCAAGGGATCATGAGCTAGACTTTGAACATAAGAACGAAATGCGGCATGCACTGTGTGTCGAAATATATTTCAAAGATAGTAATTATTTAAATATGTACAACAAATATATAAATGCTGTAAAAGATATTATATATAATTCTGTAAGGGAATCAAAATATTACAAGATAGATGGTAAAGGCGGGTTGGTCGACTTATTGATGACAAAGATTGGCAACAATGAATATAAAGCAAAAAGCATAGTTGAATCTATTATTTCTTCTATGTCTATTTTCCAAAGGGATTACAATAAAAATATACATAGTAGAATTTATACGGTTAAACCATTAAAGACTGGAGAAATTGAATACAGATTTATGAGCGGTGTTGCAGAGTACTTTAGATGGATTGATAGAACATTTAACTATATAATAAACAATGTTGATGAAGGGAAAATATATTTGGTTGACGACATCGAGAATGGTAATATAAAAGAAATGATGCTTATTTTAGGATTGATGGAATCTTTAGATTTATTGATATTTAAAGCATTGGGTGGGAAAAACAGCCAGATATATATTTATGTAAATCAAACTAAAACGATGAAAGAAATAATAGAGAAACCCTATAGGTATAAAAATAAGCTATTAGAGATAATAGGGGAAAGGCATAAAATATCAGTTGCAATGCTTACTTATCTTTTTGATGGAAATTTCAGCAGCGAAGAATTTTGGGATCTTATAGAAGATTACTTTTTGGGTATATTACCAAAAGAGATAATGTGA